A genomic segment from Brassica oleracea var. oleracea cultivar TO1000 unplaced genomic scaffold, BOL UnpScaffold00890, whole genome shotgun sequence encodes:
- the LOC106320349 gene encoding uncharacterized protein LOC106320349 codes for MQGDHDVRISYWKAWRSREIALEYAKGNSRGSYNLLPDYLRKLAQANPGTLAEIETEYKDNIGNRFKYLFLAMGASIMGFEYMRKVVVVDGTHLRGKYVGCLLTASAQDGNYQVFPLAIAIIDRENDNSWEYGNYQVFPLAIAIVDGENDNSWESFFKMLQAFVPNSNDVVFVSDRHASIYYGLAKVYPEARHCACILHLKRNIRTYYKDKNLRFLVAKAGKAYRLADFYKIFNEIKRVNASCADYLIGIGFEHWARSHFPGRRYNIMTSKVSESWNAVLREAREYPILALVEFIRAKLMSWFSASTISTNLDKFTPKVMEILAVNFKSSAGFEVKKIKHLEYEVRNKEGYSFHVDISKRFCSCFEFQLLKIPCQHAIAAAIVAKIKFDSLVAEE; via the exons ATGCAAGGAGACCACGATGTCCGTATATCTTACTGGAAGGCTTGGCGTTCAAGGGAAATTGCTTTGGAATATGCCAAAGGAAACTCAAGAGGCTCTTACAATCTACTTCCTGATTACCTCCGTAAACTAGCACAAGCAAACCCTGGAACCTTAGCCGAGATAGAAACTGAATACAAGGACAATATAGGAAACAGGTTTAAATACTTGTTTCTAGCTATGGGTGCTTCTATTATGGGATTTGAGTACATGAGAAAAGTTGTAGTTGTCGATGGAACCCATTTGAGAGGAAAATATGTTGGGTGTCTTCTAACTGCATCTGCCCAAGACGGCAATTACCAAGTGTTTCCACTAGCCATTGCTATCATCGACAGAGAAAATGATAACTCGTGGGAGT ACGGCAATTACCAAGTGTTTCCACTAGCCATTGCTATCGTCGACGGAGAAAACGATAACTCGTGGGAGTCGTTCTTCAAAATGTTACAAGCATTTGTTCCAAATTCAAACGATGTAGTGTTTGTATCTGATAGACATGCATCCATCTATTACGGATTGGCCAAG GTTTATCCTGAAGCGAGACACTGTGCATGCATTCTTCATTTAAAGAGAAATATCAGGACTTATTACAAGGATAAGAATCTACGATTCTTGGTTGCAAAGGCTGGAAAGGCATATAGGTTGGCTGACTTCTACAAGATTTTCAATGAGATAAAACGTGTCAATGCCTCTTGTGCAGATTATCTAATTGGAATTGGATTTGAGCATTGGGCGCGTTCCCATTTCCCCGGACGTCGTTACAATATTATGACAAGTAAAGTTTCGGAATCATGGAATGCAGTGCTTCGTGAAGCCAGAGAATACCCTATATTGGCTCTTGTAGAATTTATCAGAGCAAAGCTAATGTCTTGGTTTTCTGCTTCAACAATCTCAACAAATTTAGACAAATTCACACCGAAAGTAATGGAAATTCTCGCTGTTAATTTCAAGTCTTCGGCAGGTTTTGAAGTGAAGAAGATAAAACACTTGGAGTATGAAGTACGGAACAAGGAAGGGTATTCATTCCACGTCGACATTTCCAAACGTTTTTGTAGTTGTTTTGAGTTTCAACTCCTCAAAATTCCTTGTCAACATGCAATAGCAGCAGCCATCGTAGCCAagataaaatttgattcattggTAGCTGAAGAGTAA
- the LOC106320350 gene encoding uncharacterized protein LOC106320350 — protein sequence MTYRLPEWMLILDGNNTPPNTILETPDVQVMMAVRAWFADLTLCVTIGAEDVARSQFFCRADFNIGSSSYKFGNGNEDPSFEGFLGEAVVASQAVLEEYFNDQEMMVIHRVHLEMEKAKLDLENQQCYQLVHGNEIIVIDDTDSDSDGTEPLGTNKLSITVFNTGSSSNQESPFPTNRLIISDEINDVALDSEYIPQPNVSNDSPMEYYEGIPVQFTVDEDLVVLEPSYRLVDDGISFWEGVIASEK from the exons ATGACTTATAGGCTTCCCGAGTGGATGCTTATTCTCGATGGCAACAACACTCCTCCGAATACAATACTCGAAACACCTGATGTTCAAGTCATGATGGCTGTGAGAGCTTGGTTCGCCGATCTGACTCTTTGCGTAACTATCGGAGCCGAAGATGTTGCGCGTTCTCAGTTCTTTTGCCGAGCTGACTTTAATATTGGGTCCTCTTCTTATAAATTCGGAAACGGAAACGAGGATCCCTCTTTCGAAG GCTTTTTAGGAGAGGCAGTGGTTGCAAGCCAAGCGGTGCTAGAGGAATACTTCAATGACCAAGAGATGATGGTTATTCATAGGGTTCACCTCGAAATGGAAAAAGCTAAACTGGATTTGGAGAATCAACAATGTTACCAACTTGTTCATGGCAACGAAATAATTGTCATAGATGATACTGACTCCGACAGCGACGGAACCGAACCACTAGGAACAAACAAACTCTCTATAACCGTGTTTAACACAG GTTCATCGTCAAATCAAGAATCTCCTTTCCCAACAAACAGACTCATCATTTCGGACGAGATAAAcg ATGTTGCATTAGACTCCGAGTACATTCCTCAACCCAACGTGTCTAACG ATTCACCAATGGAATACTATGAAGGGATTCCCGTCCAATTTACTGTGGATGAAGATTTGGTTGTTCTCGAGCCAAGTTACCGTCTAGTTGATGATGGCATTAGTTTTTGGGAAGGAGTTATTGCATCAGAAAAATGA
- the LOC106320351 gene encoding uncharacterized protein LOC106320351 has product MQGDHDVRISYWKAWRSREIALEYAKGNSRGSYNLLPDYLRKLAQANPGTLAEIETEYKDNIGNRFKYLFLAMGASTMGFEYMRKVVVVDGTHLRGKYAGCLLTASAQDGNYQVFPLAIAIVNRESDNSWEWFFKKLQAFVPNSNDIVFVSDRLASIYYGLTRVYPEARHCACILHLKRNIRTYYKDKNLGFLVAKAGRTYRLADFYKIFNEIKRVNASCADYLIGIGFEHWARSHFPGRRYNIMTSKVSESWNAVLREAREYPILALVEFIRAKLMSWFSARGSTISANLDKFTPKVMEILAVNFESSAGFEVKKIKRLEYEVRNKEGYSFHVDISKRFCSCFEFQLLEIPCQHAIAAAIVAKIKFDSLVAEE; this is encoded by the exons ATGCAAGGAGACCACGATGTCCGTATATCTTACTGGAAGGCTTGGCGTTCAAGGGAAATTGCTTTGGAATATGCCAAAGGAAACTCAAGAGGCTCTTACAATCTACTTCCTGATTACCTCCGTAAACTAGCACAAGCAAACCCTGGAACCTTAGCCGAGATAGAAACTGAATACAAGGACAATATAGGAAACAGGTTTAAATACTTGTTTCTAGCTATGGGTGCTTCTACTATGGGATTTGAATACATGAGAAAAGTTGTAGTTGTCGATGGAACCCATTTGAGAGGAAAATATGCTGGGTGTCTTCTAACTGCTTCTGCCCAAGACGGCAATTACCAAGTGTTTCCACTAGCCATTGCTATCGTCAACAGAGAAAGCGATAACTCGTGGGAGTGGTTCTTCAAAAAGTTACAAGCATTTGTTCCAAATTCAAACGATATAGTGTTTGTATCTGATAGACTTGCATCCATCTATTACGGATTGACCAGG GTTTATCCTGAAGCGAGACACTGTGCATGCATTCTTCATTTAAAGAGAAATATCAGGACTTATTACAAGGATAAGAATCTAGGATTCTTGGTTGCAAAGGCTGGAAGGACATATAGGTTGGCTGACTTCTACAAGATTTTCAATGAGATAAAACGTGTCAATGCCTCTTGTGCAGATTATCTAATTGGAATTGGATTTGAGCATTGGGCGCGTTCCCATTTCCCCGGACGTCGTTACAATATTATGACAAGTAAAGTTTCGGAATCATGGAATGCAGTGCTTCGTGAAGCCAGAGAATACCCTATATTGGCTCTTGTAGAATTTATCAGAGCAAAGCTAATGTCTTGGTTTTCTGCTAGGGGTTCAACAATCTCAGCAAATTTAGACAAATTCACACCGAAAGTAATGGAAATTCTCGCTGTTAATTTCGAGTCTTCGGCAGGTTTTGAAGTGAAGAAGATAAAACGCTTGGAGTATGAAGTACGGAACAAGGAAGGGTATTCATTCCACGTCGACATTTCCAAACGTTTTTGTAGTTGTTTTGAGTTTCAACTCCTCGAAATTCCTTGTCAACATGCAATAGCAGCAGCCATCGTAGCCAagataaaatttgattcattggTAGCTGAAGAGTAA